A region from the Clostridium beijerinckii genome encodes:
- a CDS encoding P-II family nitrogen regulator, with protein sequence MNDKITKIDVIAPQGKLENLIDELDNIGITGMTVSNVLGYGMQKGHTEYHRGTAVNVKLLQKVKVEIVTCNIPLDTIIDTIKKVLYTGKIGDGKIFIYDVANVIRISNGLEGKDAL encoded by the coding sequence ATGAATGATAAGATAACTAAAATTGATGTTATAGCACCTCAAGGAAAACTTGAAAATTTAATAGATGAATTAGATAACATTGGAATTACAGGTATGACTGTTTCTAATGTTCTAGGTTACGGAATGCAGAAGGGCCACACAGAATATCACCGCGGAACAGCTGTAAATGTTAAGTTATTGCAAAAGGTAAAAGTAGAAATTGTAACTTGTAATATACCTTTAGACACAATTATAGACACTATAAAGAAAGTGTTATATACAGGTAAAATTGGTGATGGTAAAATATTTATTTATGATGTAGCTAATGTTATACGCATAAGTAATGGATTAGAAGGAAAAGATGCTCTTTAA
- a CDS encoding glutathione peroxidase: MNFYDFSAKKMNGQEIKMEEYRGKVVLVVNTASKCGLTPQFIELEELYKEYKGKGFEILGFPCNQFAKQDPASNKEISEFCLINYGVTFTMFEKIDVNGENAHPLYKYLKNEAKGILSKEIKWNFAKFLIDAEGNVVKRYAPVTVPSKIKDDIEKAISGNM; encoded by the coding sequence ATGAATTTTTATGATTTCTCAGCAAAAAAAATGAATGGACAAGAAATAAAAATGGAAGAATACAGAGGTAAGGTAGTTTTAGTTGTAAATACTGCAAGTAAGTGTGGATTAACACCTCAGTTCATAGAGTTGGAAGAACTATATAAGGAATATAAGGGAAAAGGCTTTGAAATCTTAGGATTTCCTTGTAATCAGTTTGCTAAGCAAGATCCAGCAAGTAATAAAGAAATTAGTGAATTTTGCTTAATTAATTATGGAGTCACTTTTACAATGTTTGAAAAAATAGATGTAAATGGAGAAAATGCACATCCATTATATAAATATCTAAAGAATGAAGCTAAAGGTATCTTAAGCAAAGAAATAAAATGGAACTTTGCTAAATTTTTAATAGACGCAGAAGGAAATGTAGTAAAGAGATATGCACCTGTAACAGTTCCATCAAAAATAAAAGATGATATAGAAAAAGCAATTTCAGGTAATATGTAA
- a CDS encoding LytTR family transcriptional regulator — MIKANIILKDDNLKKVLKSEIKLFLNNEGQDVTFVEETYIKDYDKNEILILFFEISNSNDIKRAKEIKECTHASCIILLSKDESLVFEALRVNPLQFIRLNNFHEDFKNMIESLLDYMKNIETIVTLKSGTATIRLNVKNIMFIESFGHYLIIHSSTGQYQVREKLSNIIEQINNPSFIRTHKSYIINIKFAEKVLSDKLILKNHLEIPIGRNFKEKVMQGYHGLVEY; from the coding sequence ATGATCAAAGCTAATATTATTTTAAAGGATGATAATTTAAAGAAAGTTTTAAAATCTGAAATTAAATTATTTTTAAATAATGAAGGCCAAGATGTTACTTTTGTTGAAGAAACCTATATAAAAGATTATGATAAGAATGAAATATTGATTCTTTTCTTTGAAATATCAAACAGTAATGATATTAAAAGAGCTAAGGAAATCAAAGAATGTACTCATGCAAGTTGCATTATTTTATTAAGCAAAGATGAGTCATTGGTTTTTGAAGCATTAAGAGTTAATCCATTACAATTTATTCGTTTAAATAATTTTCATGAAGACTTTAAAAATATGATTGAATCATTATTAGACTATATGAAAAATATAGAGACTATAGTGACTTTGAAATCTGGTACAGCTACAATTAGACTTAATGTGAAAAATATTATGTTTATAGAATCTTTTGGACACTATTTAATAATTCACTCTAGCACTGGACAATACCAGGTAAGAGAAAAATTATCAAATATAATAGAACAAATTAATAATCCAAGTTTTATAAGGACCCATAAATCATATATTATAAATATTAAGTTCGCCGAAAAAGTGTTATCTGATAAATTGATATTAAAAAATCATTTAGAAATTCCAATAGGAAGAAACTTTAAGGAAAAAGTCATGCAGGGATATCATGGGCTTGTAGAATATTAA
- a CDS encoding methyl-accepting chemotaxis protein: MKLFKNLKMAQKLISSFLIVAIFIGVVGFVGLSNMNTLNTNSKEMHDYSLESIKDLTTIEQNVSNVRANLLKIVYQEKKSDQNDALKKDISDIYNKNNSIIKRYEETLLSDSEKKDFEELKKYLEEYNSITNVLIKLVEEKNYEAADANFSKSTEIRTKMFTSLDSLIKNNVSQADTSNNDNNLLYTKSLYITIAIILIGLIFAITLGLSISFMISKQVKKVLFFAEALGNGDLTKSIEIDSKDEIGDLSIALNSASEKIKDLLSEIINSSADISSTSEELSATTEEISSKMEMVNESTEQISKGVQDLSATTEEVSASTEEISSTTNLLSRSADEASISISEIKKRAIDIKNNAIKNIQNSNLIYEKNQSNILNAIEESKVVEEVKTMADSIGSIANQTNLLALNAAIEAARAGEQGKGFAVVADEVRKLAEQSAEAVVNIQNMVFQVQTAVKKLSNSGQDVLDFMSNDVKPNYELLMNTGIQYEKDAEFINDIIESFSLSSKQMDESITQVSSAIQNVSAVAEESAAGTEEILNSVSEITFATTEIAKSSQSQAELAQKLNEMIQKFKI; the protein is encoded by the coding sequence ATGAAATTATTTAAAAACTTAAAAATGGCGCAAAAACTGATTTCATCTTTTCTAATCGTTGCTATATTCATAGGTGTTGTTGGTTTTGTCGGCTTAAGTAATATGAATACATTAAATACCAATTCTAAAGAAATGCATGATTATAGTCTAGAATCAATTAAAGATTTAACTACTATAGAACAAAATGTTTCTAATGTGAGAGCTAATTTATTAAAAATTGTCTATCAAGAAAAAAAATCCGATCAAAATGATGCCTTAAAAAAAGATATATCAGATATTTATAATAAAAATAACTCCATTATTAAACGTTATGAAGAAACCTTACTTTCTGATTCTGAAAAAAAAGATTTTGAGGAATTAAAAAAATACTTAGAGGAATATAATTCTATAACAAATGTTTTAATTAAACTTGTTGAGGAAAAAAACTATGAAGCAGCAGATGCAAACTTTAGCAAATCTACTGAAATACGAACAAAAATGTTTACTTCTTTAGACTCTTTAATTAAAAATAATGTTAGCCAAGCAGATACTAGTAATAATGACAATAACTTACTTTATACAAAATCTTTATACATAACTATTGCTATAATATTGATAGGTTTAATATTTGCAATTACTTTAGGTTTATCAATTTCATTTATGATATCAAAACAAGTAAAAAAAGTTTTATTCTTTGCTGAAGCTCTTGGTAATGGAGATTTAACTAAATCTATTGAAATTGACTCGAAAGATGAAATTGGAGATCTTTCCATAGCATTAAATAGTGCCAGTGAGAAAATAAAAGATTTATTATCAGAAATAATTAATAGTTCTGCTGATATAAGTAGTACAAGTGAAGAACTTTCTGCTACTACTGAAGAAATTTCTTCAAAAATGGAAATGGTAAATGAATCTACAGAACAAATATCTAAAGGCGTGCAAGATTTAAGTGCTACTACTGAAGAAGTAAGTGCATCAACAGAAGAAATAAGTTCTACTACAAATCTTCTTTCTAGAAGTGCTGATGAAGCTTCCATATCCATTAGTGAAATAAAAAAACGTGCTATTGATATAAAAAATAACGCAATCAAAAATATACAAAATAGTAATTTAATTTATGAAAAAAATCAATCTAATATCTTAAATGCTATAGAAGAATCCAAAGTTGTTGAAGAAGTAAAAACAATGGCTGATTCAATTGGAAGTATAGCTAATCAAACAAATTTACTTGCATTAAATGCAGCTATAGAAGCAGCAAGAGCAGGGGAACAAGGAAAAGGCTTTGCAGTTGTTGCTGATGAAGTTAGAAAGCTTGCAGAACAATCTGCAGAAGCAGTTGTAAATATTCAAAATATGGTATTTCAAGTTCAAACTGCAGTTAAAAAATTATCTAATAGTGGACAAGATGTCCTTGATTTTATGTCTAATGATGTAAAACCAAATTATGAATTACTTATGAATACTGGTATTCAATATGAAAAAGATGCTGAATTTATAAATGATATAATAGAAAGTTTTTCATTATCTTCAAAGCAAATGGATGAATCAATTACTCAGGTTAGCTCTGCTATTCAAAATGTATCAGCCGTAGCTGAAGAATCTGCTGCTGGTACTGAAGAAATCTTAAATAGTGTTAGTGAAATAACTTTTGCTACTACCGAAATTGCAAAATCATCTCAAAGCCAAGCTGAACTTGCACAAAAACTTAATGAAATGATTCAAAAATTTAAAATATAA
- a CDS encoding NADPH-dependent oxidoreductase, which produces MNNTIDTIKNHRSIRQYLDKDVPAELIDDIVKSAQAMPNSINGQQTSVIVVRDKKKKEKLAELVGNQEYVAKAPVFLVFVMDFYRTYLAGEKTGFKQVIHEDIEGILAGSVDVGIALGASVVAAESLGLGTVPIGGIRKNPEEVIELLGLPKYTFPLVGLAVGYPADKSHKKPRVPFDSFKHDESYNTKVVEDSINVYDEQMDKYLKDIGRSEQETNWSTLTSRIYQSVYYPKVKDTIVKQGLKSK; this is translated from the coding sequence ATGAATAATACAATAGATACAATAAAAAATCATAGATCAATAAGGCAATATTTAGATAAAGATGTTCCTGCTGAATTAATAGATGACATTGTAAAAAGTGCTCAAGCTATGCCTAACTCAATAAACGGACAGCAAACCTCTGTTATAGTTGTAAGAGACAAAAAGAAGAAAGAGAAATTAGCAGAACTTGTGGGTAATCAAGAATATGTTGCAAAAGCTCCAGTATTTTTAGTTTTTGTAATGGATTTTTATAGAACTTATCTTGCAGGTGAAAAAACTGGCTTTAAGCAAGTAATTCATGAAGATATCGAAGGTATTCTTGCTGGTTCAGTAGATGTTGGAATAGCTTTAGGAGCTTCAGTTGTTGCTGCCGAATCTCTTGGACTTGGTACAGTACCTATTGGTGGTATAAGAAAAAATCCAGAAGAAGTTATAGAACTATTAGGATTGCCTAAATATACCTTTCCACTAGTAGGCTTGGCAGTTGGGTATCCAGCTGATAAATCACATAAAAAACCTAGAGTTCCTTTTGATAGTTTTAAACATGACGAAAGTTATAATACAAAAGTAGTTGAAGATTCAATTAATGTTTATGATGAACAAATGGATAAATATCTAAAGGATATTGGACGATCTGAGCAGGAAACAAATTGGAGTACTTTAACTTCAAGAATTTATCAATCAGTTTATTATCCTAAGGTTAAAGATACTATTGTTAAACAAGGGTTAAAATCTAAATAA
- a CDS encoding PTS sugar transporter subunit IIB, whose translation MIKILLCCGGGFSSSVLSNKVKKEILENNMQNDYCIEFAPFILADKKMSEFDIIVCCPHLIMSVKKMVKDSNPNKPIYILPPRMYGMISFKELSLDVIDAIDLYNKTKINPVYFPGEENTMMITRSVAYRNSKS comes from the coding sequence ATGATAAAAATTCTTTTATGCTGTGGTGGTGGATTCTCTTCAAGTGTTCTATCTAATAAGGTTAAAAAGGAAATACTTGAAAATAACATGCAAAATGATTACTGTATCGAATTTGCTCCATTTATATTAGCAGATAAAAAAATGTCTGAATTTGATATAATAGTATGCTGCCCTCATCTAATAATGTCTGTGAAAAAGATGGTAAAAGACTCAAATCCTAATAAACCTATTTATATTCTTCCACCAAGAATGTACGGGATGATAAGTTTTAAAGAATTATCATTAGATGTTATAGATGCAATTGATTTATACAATAAAACTAAAATAAATCCAGTATATTTTCCTGGAGAAGAAAATACTATGATGATTACTAGATCTGTGGCTTATAGAAATAGTAAAAGTTGA
- a CDS encoding glyoxalase, which produces MNFCWITLNVNNMEESLKFYHEIIGLKILKRFNAGEEIEIAMLGETDGTKIELIYNKNKNVSAQSEGISIGFEVKSLDKAMELVKDKNIPIKRGPISPIPSTRFFFIDDPNNIEIQIVQHN; this is translated from the coding sequence ATGAATTTTTGCTGGATAACGTTAAATGTAAACAATATGGAGGAATCTCTAAAATTTTATCATGAAATAATTGGATTGAAAATTCTAAAAAGATTTAATGCAGGTGAAGAAATAGAAATTGCAATGCTAGGAGAAACTGATGGAACCAAAATTGAGTTGATATATAATAAAAATAAAAATGTTTCAGCACAAAGTGAGGGAATTTCTATTGGCTTTGAAGTTAAATCACTTGATAAAGCTATGGAGCTTGTAAAAGATAAAAATATCCCAATCAAAAGGGGACCAATTTCACCTATACCATCAACTAGATTTTTCTTTATAGATGATCCAAATAACATAGAGATTCAAATAGTTCAACATAATTAG
- a CDS encoding DDE transposase has product MRRITMFCKNDLQQTSLFEPINQMPKYLQDILNKSWAKAFKDHIFPRINEERFSVLYSNKASRPNSPINVILGLLIIKEIFQQTDEELIGSIHFDVRYQYALNTTNYETQPVSINTLTNFRNRLVEYEASTNEDLIKAEVEALSESIAKYLSVDNKKVRVDSLMVSSSCKKLSRIELVYSINSRLIKALNIINPPIISDELKPYLEKGHKNDTIYRTQDLKADSKLSILIEHSKILYNIALKAGDIVTSTEEFQLLNRVIQDQTTEDAAKNLVIKDSKDITSTSLQNPTDKDATYRKKYGGNVGYVVNIQESFNDKNSVITGYDLKQNIHSDSKFADDVIANLASQNKNSNCKLLVDGAYYEQEKAKNALKQGIEMIPSQLVGRKVSTDKLSYSKFIVDDEKNVISCCPNGVEPVESYYSSKSYTAKFDSSTCEKCPLNSQCPKKISKKFNTIRVSEKAYNTATQREKMHESEYIKLANKRAGIEGIPSVLRRRYKIDTMPIRGLLRSKLWVGFKIAAYNFKKLLKQFLESGIECFLNIIACIVAVIINCFKLYFLEFEAKLSN; this is encoded by the coding sequence ATGAGGAGAATTACTATGTTTTGCAAAAATGACCTTCAACAAACTTCATTATTTGAACCAATCAACCAAATGCCAAAATACCTTCAAGATATTTTAAATAAAAGTTGGGCTAAGGCATTTAAGGATCATATTTTTCCGCGAATAAATGAGGAGCGTTTTTCGGTTTTATATAGCAATAAAGCCTCAAGGCCTAATTCACCTATTAATGTTATTCTTGGCTTACTAATTATAAAAGAAATATTTCAGCAGACTGATGAAGAGCTTATCGGCTCTATTCATTTCGATGTAAGATATCAATATGCTTTAAATACAACTAATTATGAAACACAACCAGTATCTATAAATACTCTAACAAATTTTAGAAACAGACTTGTTGAATATGAAGCGTCAACTAATGAAGACTTAATAAAAGCTGAAGTTGAAGCTTTATCCGAAAGCATTGCTAAGTATTTATCTGTTGATAATAAAAAAGTTAGAGTGGATTCGTTAATGGTTAGTTCATCATGCAAAAAATTAAGTAGAATTGAGCTAGTATATTCTATAAATAGCAGACTTATTAAAGCTCTAAATATAATAAATCCACCTATTATAAGTGATGAACTAAAACCGTACCTTGAAAAGGGGCATAAAAATGACACTATATATAGAACTCAAGATTTAAAGGCTGATTCAAAACTTTCAATTTTAATCGAACATTCTAAAATTCTATACAATATCGCTCTGAAAGCTGGAGATATAGTTACTTCAACAGAAGAGTTTCAACTTTTAAATAGAGTTATTCAGGACCAAACTACAGAAGATGCTGCAAAAAATTTAGTTATTAAAGATTCAAAAGATATAACTTCAACTAGTTTACAAAATCCAACTGACAAAGATGCAACCTACAGAAAAAAATATGGTGGTAACGTTGGTTATGTTGTTAATATACAAGAATCATTTAATGATAAAAACAGTGTTATAACAGGCTATGACCTTAAGCAAAATATTCACAGCGATTCAAAATTTGCTGATGATGTTATTGCTAATTTAGCTTCACAAAATAAAAATTCAAACTGTAAACTACTAGTTGATGGTGCTTACTATGAACAAGAAAAAGCCAAAAATGCTTTAAAACAAGGAATTGAAATGATTCCAAGTCAACTAGTTGGCAGAAAAGTATCTACTGATAAACTGAGTTATTCAAAATTCATTGTAGATGACGAAAAAAATGTAATAAGTTGTTGTCCTAACGGAGTCGAACCTGTAGAGTCTTATTATAGTTCAAAATCTTATACAGCCAAATTTGACTCCAGTACATGTGAAAAATGTCCTTTAAATTCACAATGTCCAAAGAAAATATCAAAGAAATTTAATACCATAAGAGTTAGCGAAAAAGCTTATAATACAGCTACTCAAAGAGAAAAAATGCACGAGAGTGAGTATATAAAGCTTGCAAATAAAAGGGCTGGTATAGAAGGTATTCCTTCTGTTTTGAGGAGAAGATATAAAATTGATACCATGCCTATCCGGGGATTATTGCGCTCAAAATTATGGGTTGGATTTAAAATCGCAGCCTATAACTTCAAGAAACTGTTAAAACAGTTTCTTGAAAGTGGCATAGAGTGTTTTCTCAATATAATTGCATGTATAGTTGCTGTAATAATTAACTGTTTTAAATTATATTTTTTAGAATTTGAAGCAAAGCTGTCAAACTAA
- a CDS encoding ABC transporter: protein MSQNNKVRVVKGPGSGPRGHAKVSKDSLKILKRLLSYIFKEYKFLFFIVFVTIIISSLANVIGTLFLRNLIDDYVVPLMNKSGADFGPLLKMIITMAVIYYVGVLSTYAYSRIMVTISQGSLKRIRDDMFSHMETLPIKFFDTHSHGDLMSLYTNDTDTLRQMISQGIPQLISAIITVVSIFASMIYLSLPLAGIEVLIIILMFQVTKFIGGKSGKYFGLQQKDLGALNGYIEEMMDGQKVVKVFCHEEEAKSNFDKINDKLFDSANEANKYANILMPIMGNIGYINYVAVAIVGAILAISGFGAFTLGALVSFLQLTRSFSQTVNQMSQQFNFVIMALAGAERIFKLLDENKEMDEGYVTLVNATEDEKGELTESKKRTGVWAWKHPHEDGTVTHTKLRGEVVFDDVDFGYNDEKIILHNIKLYAEPGQKIAFVGSTGAGKTTITNLINRFYDIQDGKIRYDDININKIKKDDLRSSLGIVLQDAHLFTGTVADNIRYGKLDATDEEVKAAAKLANADQFIKHLPKGYDTILTGDGGNLSQGQRQLLTIARAAIADPPVLILDEATSSIDTRTEKIVQDGMDKLMKGRTVFVIAHRLSTIKNSDVIMVLDQGEIIERGNHDALIKEKGKYYQLYTGAFELS, encoded by the coding sequence ACATTGTTTTTAAGAAATTTAATTGATGATTATGTAGTTCCACTTATGAATAAATCTGGAGCTGACTTTGGACCATTACTTAAAATGATAATTACAATGGCAGTAATTTATTATGTTGGAGTTCTATCAACATATGCATATAGCCGTATTATGGTTACAATTTCTCAAGGATCTTTAAAAAGAATAAGAGACGATATGTTTTCTCATATGGAAACTTTGCCTATTAAATTTTTTGATACCCATTCCCATGGAGATTTGATGAGCCTTTATACAAATGATACAGATACATTAAGACAAATGATAAGTCAAGGTATACCACAATTAATATCTGCAATTATTACTGTAGTCAGTATCTTTGCATCTATGATTTATTTAAGTTTACCACTGGCAGGAATTGAAGTTTTAATAATAATTTTAATGTTTCAAGTTACTAAATTTATTGGAGGCAAAAGTGGAAAATACTTTGGACTTCAACAAAAAGATTTAGGTGCTTTAAATGGATATATTGAAGAAATGATGGACGGACAAAAGGTTGTTAAAGTCTTTTGCCATGAAGAAGAAGCAAAAAGTAATTTTGATAAAATAAATGATAAACTTTTTGATAGTGCAAATGAAGCAAATAAGTATGCTAATATCTTAATGCCTATTATGGGTAACATTGGTTATATAAATTATGTGGCAGTTGCAATAGTTGGAGCAATTCTTGCAATTAGCGGTTTTGGCGCCTTTACTCTTGGTGCACTTGTATCATTCTTGCAATTAACAAGAAGTTTCAGCCAAACAGTAAACCAAATGTCTCAACAATTTAACTTTGTAATTATGGCCTTAGCTGGAGCAGAACGTATCTTTAAGTTACTTGACGAAAATAAGGAAATGGATGAGGGATATGTAACTTTAGTTAATGCAACAGAAGATGAAAAAGGAGAATTAACTGAATCTAAAAAACGTACTGGAGTTTGGGCATGGAAACATCCTCATGAAGATGGTACAGTTACTCATACTAAGCTTCGTGGTGAAGTAGTATTTGATGATGTTGATTTTGGTTATAATGATGAAAAAATCATATTGCATAACATAAAGCTTTATGCAGAGCCAGGACAAAAAATAGCCTTTGTAGGATCTACAGGTGCAGGAAAGACAACTATTACAAACTTAATCAACCGTTTCTATGATATTCAAGATGGTAAAATACGATATGATGATATTAACATTAATAAAATCAAAAAAGATGATTTAAGAAGCTCCCTTGGAATAGTACTTCAAGATGCACATCTATTCACAGGAACAGTTGCAGACAATATTAGATATGGAAAATTAGATGCAACGGATGAAGAAGTAAAAGCAGCTGCAAAACTTGCAAATGCAGACCAGTTTATAAAGCATCTGCCAAAGGGATATGATACAATCCTTACAGGTGATGGAGGAAATCTTTCACAAGGTCAAAGGCAACTTTTAACAATAGCTAGAGCAGCAATTGCTGATCCACCTGTTTTAATACTTGATGAAGCAACCTCTAGTATTGATACAAGAACAGAAAAAATTGTTCAAGATGGTATGGATAAATTAATGAAGGGAAGAACAGTTTTTGTAATTGCGCATAGACTTTCAACAATTAAGAACTCTGATGTAATTATGGTATTAGATCAAGGTGAAATAATTGAAAGAGGAAATCATGATGCTTTAATTAAAGAAAAAGGTAAGTATTATCAATTATATACAGGAGCATTTGAACTATCATAA
- a CDS encoding antibiotic biosynthesis monooxygenase gives MIKVVAKNIIKKDKIEEALEHIKELVAITVKEEGCIKYEIYQDEKDISILTMIEEWESKEALNKHMASEHFKRIVPIIGGFAEKAGEINLYKKII, from the coding sequence ATGATAAAGGTAGTAGCTAAAAATATTATAAAAAAAGATAAGATAGAAGAAGCATTAGAACATATAAAGGAATTAGTCGCAATTACAGTAAAAGAAGAAGGCTGTATAAAATATGAAATTTATCAAGATGAAAAGGATATAAGCATATTGACAATGATAGAAGAATGGGAAAGCAAGGAAGCTTTAAATAAACACATGGCATCTGAACATTTTAAAAGGATAGTACCTATTATAGGTGGTTTTGCAGAAAAAGCAGGGGAAATTAATCTATATAAAAAAATTATATAG
- a CDS encoding flagellar protein FliB, whose amino-acid sequence MKTTAPHYYKDFKCVGSKCTDTCCAGWEIVIDEETHAHYKNVSGEFGERLKSNLTLYEDGEPGFVLQNDNCPFLNKTNLCDIYTELGEDCLCYTCKTYPRFEEEYGSLREIGISLSCPEAARLILLDSKPVTFEVSEDDEMVCTYDDINFDLFTHIISSRKIALDIVQNRSISLNHRIVLLVNFAHDIQEKINKNNLSQIADIRNKYSQEYYQKDLLNIVDQCEIKQNHKYDNMLKYMNIYKNLNPINDNWPKIIEHAINCFHKTDDIAFYQKQYDDFNEYYKNKTYEYENLMVYFIFQYFMKSIFDEELYSKVTLAVMSYLIIKELDVVRWIDNKYSFDINDQIDIMHMYSREIENSEKTLYDLEEMFNTNKLFDLKELLVLIMS is encoded by the coding sequence ATGAAAACAACTGCACCCCATTACTATAAAGATTTTAAGTGTGTAGGTTCAAAATGCACTGATACCTGTTGTGCTGGGTGGGAAATCGTAATTGATGAGGAAACACATGCACATTATAAAAATGTATCAGGTGAATTTGGTGAAAGATTAAAATCTAACTTAACATTATATGAAGATGGTGAACCTGGTTTTGTATTACAAAATGATAATTGTCCATTTTTAAATAAAACTAACCTTTGTGATATCTATACTGAACTTGGAGAAGATTGTCTTTGCTATACATGCAAGACATACCCCAGGTTCGAAGAGGAATATGGTAGTTTACGTGAAATAGGAATATCTTTATCCTGTCCTGAGGCTGCAAGATTAATTCTCCTAGATTCTAAACCAGTAACTTTTGAAGTTTCAGAAGATGATGAAATGGTATGTACCTATGATGATATAAATTTTGATCTTTTTACACATATAATATCATCTAGGAAAATAGCATTGGATATAGTACAAAATCGTTCTATAAGTTTAAATCATAGAATTGTACTACTTGTTAATTTTGCTCATGATATTCAAGAAAAAATAAATAAAAATAACTTATCCCAAATTGCTGATATAAGAAATAAATATTCTCAGGAATATTATCAAAAAGATCTACTTAATATAGTGGATCAATGTGAAATCAAACAAAATCATAAGTATGATAATATGCTTAAATACATGAATATTTATAAAAACCTTAATCCTATTAATGATAACTGGCCAAAAATAATAGAACATGCTATTAACTGTTTTCACAAAACAGATGATATTGCTTTTTATCAAAAACAATATGATGATTTTAATGAATATTATAAAAATAAAACCTATGAATATGAAAATTTAATGGTATATTTTATATTCCAATATTTTATGAAATCCATTTTTGATGAAGAATTATATTCTAAAGTTACATTAGCTGTCATGAGTTATCTTATTATTAAAGAATTAGATGTAGTAAGATGGATTGATAATAAATATAGTTTTGATATAAATGATCAGATAGACATAATGCATATGTATTCTAGAGAAATAGAAAATTCAGAAAAAACCCTTTATGATCTTGAGGAAATGTTTAATACCAACAAACTATTTGATTTAAAAGAACTACTTGTTTTAATAATGAGTTAG
- a CDS encoding amino acid ABC transporter substrate-binding protein — protein sequence MRKIPRKLLILIVIINFIVMILEGTTAIDNSKTTTTNNQMEKDRLEEIKGKGEITVDSPLNDITYFYLDTKTNKITGIDADIISEITKRLGINKVKIKESPFSDLLEKLNNDNSIDISVGGIYITPEREELVSFTQPLYKVSEAIVVPTFSKINFKSDLKNAIIGVEKGTVFVTVAEKWKENNLIKDIVIYETSDDVLNAINSNKIDAGIVDSVIVKYSLLKEKNLLIRMIKDYTPEVYGTVGIAIRKNDTTLLNAFNEKINEMKADGTMYAILVNNGLDKANMISNK from the coding sequence ATGAGAAAAATACCACGAAAATTATTGATATTAATTGTTATTATAAATTTTATAGTAATGATACTTGAAGGTACTACTGCAATAGATAATAGTAAAACTACAACAACAAATAACCAAATGGAAAAGGATAGATTGGAGGAGATAAAAGGGAAAGGAGAAATAACTGTTGACTCACCATTAAATGATATTACATATTTTTATTTAGATACTAAAACAAATAAGATAACAGGAATTGATGCTGATATAATAAGTGAAATCACAAAGCGGCTTGGAATTAATAAGGTTAAAATTAAGGAATCACCATTCTCAGATTTATTAGAAAAATTAAATAATGATAATAGTATAGATATTTCAGTAGGTGGAATATATATAACTCCAGAGCGTGAAGAGCTAGTGTCATTTACTCAGCCTTTATATAAAGTCTCAGAAGCTATAGTAGTTCCAACATTTTCAAAAATTAATTTTAAGAGTGATTTAAAAAATGCAATAATTGGAGTAGAAAAAGGAACAGTATTTGTAACGGTGGCAGAAAAGTGGAAGGAAAATAACTTAATAAAAGATATAGTAATTTACGAAACTTCAGATGACGTATTGAATGCCATAAATAGCAATAAAATTGATGCAGGTATAGTTGATTCTGTTATTGTAAAATATTCTTTATTAAAAGAGAAAAATCTTTTAATAAGAATGATAAAAGACTATACACCTGAAGTATATGGAACTGTAGGAATAGCAATTAGAAAAAATGATACAACATTATTAAATGCATTTAATGAAAAAATTAATGAAATGAAAGCAGATGGTACCATGTACGCTATTCTTGTGAATAATGGACTTGATAAAGCTAATATGATTTCGAATAAATGA